The Nocardioides ginsengisegetis region CTCGCGAGGTTGACGATCGCGCCGCGGCAGCCGTCGGCGTCGGGCTCGTTGCGGCTCATGGCGGTCGCGGCGATGCGGACCATGTCGAAGGTGCCGATCAGGTTGATCTCGATGACCTTCTTGTAGAGGTCCAGATCGTGCGCCGACCCGAACTGGCCGTCGCGGCCGATCGTGCGCGCGGCCCAGCCGACCCCGGCGGAGTTGACGACGGCCCGCAGCGGCGCGATCTCGGCGGCGGCGTTGACCGCGGCCTCGACCTGCTCGGTGCTGGTGACGTCGACCTGGGCGAACACGCCCCCGATCTCCTGGGCGAGGGCCTCGCCCTTCTCGGTCTGCACGTCGGCGACCACGACGACGGCGCCCAGGGCGGCGAGCTGGCGGGCGGCGGCGGCACCGATGCCCGACGCGGCGCCCGTGACGATGGCGGAAGAACCCTTGATGTCCATGCCCGGGAGCATAGGGAACGGCTGAGTAGGGCGACCCATGGCGGTCCGGGCAGCGGCTCGGGCACCCTGCGATGCATGGCCAGCGACGAGACCGCCCTCCACGACAGCACCCGCGACGGCACCCACGTCCTCACCCAGGTCGGCCTGGGGATCAGCATCGTCCTGACCACCCTGACCGGGGTGATCTGCTGGTGGGGCTACACGCAGTTCTACTTCGAGCCCGGGTCGGTGTCGAAGGCCGACTACCAGGGGGCGCTGACCACCGAGCTCGTCACCGCCGCGATCCTGCTGACCGGCCTCATCGCCGTCAGGCACTTCCGGGGCCAGCCCTGGCTCTACGTCCTCACGGGTTTCGGCATCGCCCTCCAGCTGGCCCTGGCCGCCGGCGAGATCGACGGTGCGACCGCGCCGCTCGACCCCGACGAGATCAACCCCGACACCTACTCGCTCGTGCTCTCGCTCCAGCCGCCGTTCCAGATCCCCACCAGCTGGCCGCTGCTGGCCCTGGTCCTGGCCGCGCTGATCAGAGTGCTGTGGTCCCGGACGCGACGACCACGGCCGGGCCGGTGAGCAGCACCCGGTCATCGGCGGTCCACGTGATCCGCAGCGTCCCGCCGGGCACGTCGACCCGGTAGGTCAGGTCCTCGGCCGGCGGGCCGCTCACCCCGTCGGCGAGCGCCGAGGCCACCATCACCGCGCAGGCGCCGGTGCCGCACGACCGGGTCTCGCCCGACCCGCGCTCGTGCACGCGCATCGCGACGTGCCGCTCCCCGGCCCGCACCACGAACTCGACGTTGACGCCCTCGGGGTAGGTCGAGGCGTCGTACGACGGCTCGTCGAGCAGCGGGCCGACCGGCCCGTGCGCGTCGAGCGAGTCGACGAACGCGACGGCGTGCGGGTTGCCCATGTCGACGTGGCGCGCCGGCCAGCGGGCCTCCCCCACCGACACGGCCGTCTCGCCGAGCACCTTCGGGCGGCCCATGTCGGCGGTGACCAGGTCGCCCTCGACCCGCAGCACCTTGATGCCGTCGCGGGTCGCGACCGGGATCGGGGCGGAGCCGTCGACCAGGCCCTCGTCGACGAGATGGCGGGCGAAGACCCGGATGCCGTTGCCGCACATCTCCGAGACCGACCCGTCGGAGTTGCGGTAGTCCATGAACCACTCCGCGTCCTGGCCGCGGCCGGCGTCGCCCATGGCCGCGGTGCGGATCACCCGCAGCACCCCGTCGCCGCCGATCCCCGCGCGGCGGTCGCACAGCGCGCGGACGCGGGCGGGGTCGAGGTCGCCGTGGACGGAGCCGTCGTGGTCGGGCAGCAGCACGAAGTCGTTCTCGGTGCCGTGGCCCTTGAGGAAGGGGTAGGTCATCGGTAGATCCCCTCGGCGTAGGACGGACCGTAGTAGGCGTCCAGCTCCTCCAGGCTCGTGTCGGGGCGGTCCAGCTCGTGGGCCAGGACCGCGCGCCGCGGCACGGTGCCATTCGGGTCCCAGGTCTCCGGGTCCCACAGGCCCGAGCGCAGGAAGGCCTTCTGGCAGTGGTGGAACACCTCGTCGATCTCGACCAGGAGCGCCAGGACCGGCCGGTGGCCCTGGACGACCATCTCGTCGAAGAACGGCGCGTCGGAGACCAGCCGCGCACGTCCGTTGATCCGCAGGGTGTCGCCGCGGCCCGGGATGAGGAAGTTCAGCCCGACGTGTGGGTTCGCCAGGACGTTGCGGTAGCCGTCGGCCCGCCGGTTGCCGGGCCGCTCGGCCAGCGCGATGGTCCGCGCGTCGATCACGTGCACGAGCTGACCGGCGGGGTCGCCCTTGGGCGAGGCGTCGCACTCGCCGGAGGCCGAGGCGGTCGCGACGACGCAGAACGGCGAGGCCGCCAGCCAGTCCCGGTCGCGGTCGACCAGGGCGGACCGCACCTTGCCGCGCACCGCCGCGGTCGGCTCACCGAGGAGGGCCGTGAGCTCGGCCTCGGTGGTGATCTCGGTCAGCGGTTCGGTGGTCACGGGAAGACGGTACGCCGTGTGGTGAAGGTCCCCGAGGCCACCGGGGGGGCAACCTGACACGTGGCCCCGGGGACATTTGGGGGTCAGTCCGCAGGGCGGACGACCTCCGCGTCGCCACCACCACGCCGCTGGGGCTCGGCCACGACGGTCACCACACCGTCCGGTCCGAACTCGATGGCGGTGGCGGCGCCGATCTCGGCCGCGCTGGTGAACGCGTCACCGGCGGGCTGGAGCTGGTGGCCGTAGGCCTCCAGGAGCGGGCCGTAGGCGTCGATGAACGCCGGCTCCGCGGTGACCTTGGCCGTGTTGCGCTGGGCGGCCCGCGGCGCCGCGATCGCCTCGGGCAGCGACATCCCACGGTCGATCCGGTTGAACAGCATCTGCAGGACCGTCGTGATGATCGTCGAGCCGCCGGGCGACCCGAGCGCGAGGAACGGCTTGCCGTCCTTGAGCACGATCGTGGGCGACATCGACGAGCGCGGTCGCTTGCCGGGCTCGATCCGGTTGGGGTCGTCGGCGGACCAGACGGTGGAGAAGTCGGTGAGCTCGTTGTTGAGCAGGAAGCCGCGACCCGGCACCACGATGCCCGAGCCGCCGGTCTGCTCGATCGTGAGCGTGTAGTCCACGACGTTGCCCCACCGGTCGGCGACGGTCAGGTTGGTGGTCGAGATGTTCTCGGTGTCGGTGTCGCGCTGGGCGGTCGCGGGCGAGCCGCCGCACTCCCCGTCGTACGACGTCACGTCGCCGGGTGCCGTCGGCTTGGCCATCGCGTGGTCGGGGTCGATCGCGCAGGCCCGCTCGGCGGCATAGGTGTCGCTGAGGAGGTCGGAGAGCGGGACGTCGACCGAGGCCGGATCGCCGACGTAGCGGCCGCGGTCGGCGAAGGCCAGGGCGCTCGCCTCGAGGTAGTGGTGCAGGGCGTCGCCGTCGCCCATGGCGCCCAGGTCGTAGCCCTCGAGGATGTTCAGCGCCTCGCCCACGGTGGAGCCGCCGCTCGAGGACGGGGCCATGCCGTAGACGTCGTAGCCGCGGTAGCCGACCTTCGTGGGCGCCTGGTCCCTGGCGCGGTAGCCGCCGAGGTCGGCGGTGGTCATCGATCCGGGCGGCACCGGCAGCGTCGTGTCGGCGGTCTTCGGCGGGTGCTGGACGGTGTCGGCGATCCTCGCGGCCAGCGGCCCGGAGTAGAAGGCCCGGGTGCCGCGGGCGCCGATCAGGTCGTAGGTGTCAGCGAGGTCGGGGTTGCGGAAGCGGGTGCCGACCGCGGGGGCGGCGCCACCGGGCAGGAAGAGCTTGCGCGTGGAGGTGAAGGCGTCGAACCGCTTCTGGTTGTCGACGGTCTGGTCGTGGAAGGTCTGGTCGACGACGAAGCCGTTGCGTGCCAGGTCGGACGCGGGAGCCAGGGCGGTCCTGAGCGAGTCGGTGCCCCAGCGGTCCAGCGCGCGCTGCCAGGTCGCGAGCGTGCCGGGCACGCCGACCGCGACGCCGCTGGTGACCAGCTCGGGCGTGAAGCGGTAGGGCTGGCCGGTCGCGGGGTCGATGAACGCGTCGTGGGTGATGCCGGCCGGCGCCGTCTCGCGGCCGTCGATCGTCTCGACGCGGCCGGTGCGGGCGTCGTAGTGGACGAAGTAGCCGCCACCGCCGATCCCGGCGCTGTAGGGCTCGGTGACGCCGAGGGCCGCCGCGGTCGCGACCGCGGCGTCGGTGGCGTTGCCACCCGCCTCGAGCACCGCCAGCCCGATCCGCGAGGCGTCCGCGTCGACGGACGTGACGGCACCGCCGTACCCGCGCTGGGTGGCGGTCTTGGGCGTCGGCGTCAGGCCCGGGGCTCCCGCGGTGGGGGTGGTCTCGGCCGAGGACCGGGGCGCCGTGAGGACGGCTCCACCGACCGAGGTGGCCAGGGCCAGGGCAGCGACAGCTGCGGTCGTACGGCGCATGCGTTCCTCCCGAGAACGGTGCTGCGGACGGTCTTCACCCTGCACGTCCGGGGCCCCGATGTCGAGGGATCTCTTTACTTTGTTTGGCGCCCCGGTACGGCGGCGAGCGCGTCCCTCACCCGGTCGGGTGAGGCGTGGTCGACCCAGACGATGCGCGGGTCCTTGCGGAACCACGAGTCCTGCCGACGGGCGAACCGGCGGGTGGCCACGACCGTCTGCTCGCGGGCCCGGTCGAGGGTCAGCTCGCCCGCGAGGTGGGCCATCACCTCGCGGTAGCCGATCGCGCGACTGGCCGTCCGGCCCTCCGCGAGGCCCTCGTCGAGCAGCCGCTCGACCTCGGCCACGAACCCGTCCTCGAACATCTGCGCCACCCGCTGCTCGATCCGCGCGTCGAGCGTGGGGCGGTCGATGTCGACGCCGAGCTGGAGGGTGCAGGGGTCGGCGTACTCGAGGGTGGGGAGGGAGGCCGAGTAGGGGCGCCCGGTGAGCCGGATGACTTCGAGCGCGCGCACCACGCGGCGGCCGTTGCCGGGGATGATCCGGTCGGCGGCCTCGGGGTCGAGCTCGCGGAGGCGCCGGTGGAGGGCGCCGCTGCCGACCTCCTCCAGCTCGGCCTCGAGCTCGGCGCGGACCGCCCCGTCGGTGCCGGGGAACTCGAAGCGGTCGAGGATGGCGCGGGTGTAGAGCGCGGAGCCGCCGACGAGGACGGGGACCGTGCCGTTGCCGCGCAATTGCTGGATTGCGGACCGCGCCCATCCCTGGAACTCCGCCACGGTGGCGGTGTCGCGAACGGTCAGGGTGTCGAGGAGGTGGTGCGGGATGCCGCGCCGCTCGGCGACGGGGAGCTTGGCGGTGCCGATGTCCATCCCACGGTAGACCTGCATCGCGTCGGTGTTGACGACCTCCCCGCCGAGCGCCTCCGCGAGGTCCAGCGAGAGGCCGGTCTTGCCGGAGGCCGTGGCCCCCACCACGGCGACCACGGGCACGCTGGGGGGCTCGGGCGGCATGTCGTTAGTGTGTCAAACAGCGGTCCCCCGTCCTCGGGGGCCACCGACGAAGGGAGCGACCATGGGATTCCTGGACGACGCGAAGGACAAGCTGACCGACGCCGTCGACAAGCACGGCGACAAGGTCGCCGACGGGATCGACAAGGCGGCCGAGCTCCTGGACGACAAGACCGGCGGCAAGCACGCCGACAAGATCGCCACCGGCGCGGTCAAGGCCAAGGACGCGCTCGACAAGCTCGACGGCAAGAACGACGACCTGTGAGGACGACATGAGCCAGAAGCAGAACCACGAGGACCTCGACGCCCCGACCCCGCCCGGCGGCCCCCAGCGCACCGACGCGCCCGGCGGAACCGAGACCCCCGGCCGGACGACGGTCGGCACGCCGTCGGCGCCCTCCTCGAGCGGTTCGGCGCCCGACGACGAGCTGCCCCCGCCCGTGGACCGCAAGCAGCAGACCGAAGAGCGACGGGACCTCCAGGAGGAGAACGCCGAGACCTCTCTGGACCAGCCCTCCCAGTAGTCAGGAGATGCGATGACCGACGGACCAGCCGAGGACGAGCTCGCCGAGGAGCTCGCGGCCGCCGACGAGCCGCAGGCCGAGGAGTACGAGCCCGACGCGGACGTGCACTCCGACGAGACCGGCACCGCCTACGACGTCACCGGCGAGGCGGAGACCACCCCGCACGACGACGAGCCGGAGGACGAGTCCTGAGCACGCACGACCGCTTCACCGTCGTCCCCGCCTCCTACGTCTTCCTGCTCCGCGACGGCGTCGCCGGCCCGGAGGTGCTGCTGCAGCTGCGCCAGAACACCGGCTACATGGACGACCACTGGGCCGCGGCCGCGGCCGGTCACGTGGAGGCCGGCGAGACGGCGTACGACGCCGCGCACCGCGAGGCGAGCGAGGAGATCGCGGTCAAGGACCTCGACCTGGCGTTCGTGACCGCCATGCAGCGCACCCGGCACGCCGACGCCATCGACGAGCGGATCGACTTCTTCTTCACCGCGCGCACCTGGACCGGTGAGCCACGGATCGTGGAGCCGGACAAGTGCGCCGAGCTCCGCTGGTGTCCCCTGGACGCCCTGCCCGACCCCGTCGTCCCCCACGAGCTGCAGGTGCTGAGTGCGCTGCGGGACGGGACGACGACGCCCTACTCGACGTACGGATTCTGAGTGAGTCCAAGGAGGAGCAGCAGATGACCGACCTCGGCCCCAAGCCCGAGCCCCAGATCGAGCCCGGCGAGCCCAACCCGGGCGGTGTCGACGCCATCGACGGCGGCGACCACCACGACCTCAAGCCGGAGATCCCCAACCTGCCGACGGAGAAGAACCCCGCCGTCGACGACGTGGCCACCGAGGACGTCAAGGACCAGATGAAGGACAGCGAGGACACCTCGACCCGGGCGACCGAGGACGGCGAGGACGTCCCGCCCGAGGACGAGTCGCCGGCCTGAGATCGGGTACGGGACGTCCATGAGCGACCCGAAGCAGGTGGACGAGACCGAGCGCCCCGAAGGCATGGGCGTCAGCAGCGAGCGCCTCGGCCACACCGGCCCCGGTCAGTACGACACGTCGGGCCTCCGTGACACCCGGGCCAAGGACCCCCGCGTCGAGGAGCCCGAGGGGCCGCCCGAGCAGAGCCCCGGAAACCCCGAGGACAACCCCGAGGGGCTGGCGCCGAAGGCGGGCTACCCCTCGGTCGACCCGCGGTCGTGACGGTGCTGGTCAGCGACAGGCGGGGGCGTCCGGCAGCGGAGCGGGTACGCCGATCGCCGGCATGCCGAGCGTGACGCCGGTCGTCGAACCGCCGGTGGTCGAGCTTGCCGAGACCCGCCGCTCCCAGGCGTCGCCGGAGCGGGTCCGGCGGACCGCCTGGACCGGCCCGTCGGCGACGAGGTGGTGCGGCGCGGCGTAGGTGATCGTCACGGTGACCATGTCGCCGGGACGAACGCCCACGGCGGTCGAGCCTGCCGAGACCTCGACGGCGGAGAAGTCCGCCTCGAAGTGCACGAGCCGGTTGTCCGGGCCGCGGCCCGACAGCCGGTGGGTGGCGGCGTCCTTGCGGCCCTCGCCCTCGGAGACCATCAGCTCGACCTGGCGGCCGACGAGCTTCTTCCCCTCGTCCCACGCGATCTCGTTGACGACCTCGACGAGCCGCTCGTAGCGGTCCTTCACCACGTCCGGCGTGATCTGGTCCGGGAGCGTGGCGGCCGGGGTGCCGGGCCGCTTGGAGTACTGGAACGTGAACGCCCCCGCGAACCGGGCCGCCCGCACGACGTCCAGCGTCGCGAGGAAGTCGTCCTCGGTCTCGCCGGGGAAGCCGACGATGATGTCGGTGGTGATCGCGGCCTCGGGCATCGCGGCCCGGACGCGCTCGATGATGCCGAGGAACTTGCTCTGCCGGTAGGACCGGCGCATGTCCTTGAGGACCTTGTCCGAGCCGGACTGCAGCGGCATGTGCAGCTGCGGCATCACGTTGGGGGTCTCGGCCATCGCCTCGATGACGTCATCGGTGAACTCCGCCGGGTGCGGGGAGGTGAAGCGGACCCGCTCGAGACCCTCGATCTCGCCGCACGCGCGCAGCAGCTTGGAGAAGGCCTGCCGGTCGCCGAACTCCACGCCGTAGGCGTTGACGTTCTGGCCCAGCAGGGTGATCTCCGAGACGCCCTCGGCGACCAGTGCCTCGATCTCGGCCAGGATCTCGCCGGGGCGGCGGTCCTTCTCCTTGCCGCGCAGGCTCGGCACGATGCAGAACGTGCAGGTGTTGTTGCAGCCCACCGAGATCGACACCCAGGCCGCGTAGGCCGAGTCGCGCTTGGTCGGCAGCGTCGACGGGAAGACCTCCAGCGACTCGAGGATCTCGACCTGCGCCTCCTCCTGCACGCGCGCCCGCTCGAGGAGCACCGGCAGCGAGCCGATGTTGTGGGTGCCGAACACGACGTCGACGTACGGCGCCTTCTGCGTGATCGTCGAGCGGTCCTTCTGCGCCAGGCAGCCGCCGACGGCGATCTGCATGCCCGGGTTGGCGGCCTTGACCGGCGCGAGGTGCGACAGGTTGCCGTAGAGCTTGTTGTCGGCGTTCTCGCGGACCGCGCAGGTGTTGAACACGACCACGTCGGCCTGCTGGTCGGCCGCCGCCGCGACGTACCCCGCGTCCTCCAGCAGCCCGGTCAGGCGCTCGGAGTCGTGGACGTTCATCTGGCACCCGTAGGTCTTGACCTCGTAGGTGCGGGGGGCGGTGTCGGGCGTCGCAGTCATAACCGGTCAAGGGTACGGCGGTGCACGAGGGTGGCGGGAATCGCGCACGGTCCGCACCCCGGGAGGGCATATTGGCCCCACCATGTGCGACCACCACTGTTCCTCCCCGGGCCACGGCCCCCACCTCGACCGCCGCGCCCTGCTCACCACCGGCGCGGGCGTCGTCACCACCGCGGCCCTGCTGGACTTCGAGCCGGCGAGCGCGGGCACGACGAAGACCAAGGTCTTCCGCGGCGAGTTCACCGACGCCAACACCCCGGACTGGCACTACCTGCCGTTCTCGGTGCCGGCTGGGGTCAACGCGATCGAGGTCTCCTACACGTTCTCCCCCACCGACACCGGTGTGGGCTTCAGCTACAACGTGGTCGACATCGGCATCTTCGACCCGTCCGGGCACGACCTGGGCGACGGCGCGGGCTTCCGCGGATGGTCGGGCGGCGCGCGGCGGAAGTTCTGGATCAGCCGGTCCGGCGCGACCCCCGGCTACGTGCCCGGTCCGATCTCGGTCGGGGTCTGGAACATCCTGCTCGGCCCCTACACGATCATCCCGCCGGGGACGCCGTACGAGGTCCGCGTGACGCTGCACTTCGGGCCGCAGGGCCCGGCGTTCGTGCCGCACCCGCCGCCGCGGCGGGTGAAGGGCACCGGACCCGGCTGGTACCGCGGCGACCTGCACCTCCACACGATCCACTCCGACGGCAAGCGCACGCTGCCCGAGATGATCACCGCCGCCCGCAAGGCAGGCCTGGACTTCATCAACTCCAGCGAGCACAACACGATCTCCGCGCACCTGGCGTGGGGGAAGTACGTCCCCGACGACTTCCTCGTCATGACCGGCGAGGAGGTCACCACCCGCAACGGGCACTGGCTGGCCGTCGGGCTGCCGGCCGGGTCGTGGATCGATTGGCGCTACCGGGCCGCGGACGGCGAGTTCCCGACGTACGCCGCGCGCGTGCGCGAGCTGGGCGGCCTCGCGATCGTCGCGCACCCCTTCAACCCCGTGCCGAGCATCAAGTGGGACTTCGGGCTCGACTTCGCCGACCTGGACGCGATCGAGGTCTGGAACGGCCCGTGGACCGGCGACGACCAGACCTGCGTCGAGCACTGGCACGACCTGCTCGTGTCCGGTCGCTACCTGCCGGTCGTCGGCAACTCCGACTCGCACACGCCCGAGCAGACCGTCGGGCTGTCGCAGACCGTCGTGCGGGCCTCGTCGCTGTCGAGCGGCGCGATCATCACCGCGCTGCGCGGCGGGCACGCCTGGATCGCGGAGTCCTCGAAGGTGCACCTGACGTTCACCGCCAGCCTCGGCGACCGGGTCGCGGAGTGCGGCGACGCGGTGGGGGCGACGGCGACGGACGTGGTCGACGTACGTCTGGTGGTCAAGGGTGCGCCCGGCGCGCTGGCGCAGGTCCGCGGGCCCGAGGGCGTGCTGGCCGGCGGGGTCGCCGACTCCGCGGGCCGCGCCGTCGTGACGGTTCAGGTGCCGGGGGCGACACCGTTCGTCCGGGCGGAGGTGCGCCGCCCCGACGACGTCGTGGTCAGCCCGGTCGACGACTTCCCGGGCGCGCCGATGGTGGCGCTGACCAACCCGGTGTTCGTGGCGGCTACTTCTTAGGGGCCTTGGGGGTGACCC contains the following coding sequences:
- a CDS encoding SDR family NAD(P)-dependent oxidoreductase → MDIKGSSAIVTGAASGIGAAAARQLAALGAVVVVADVQTEKGEALAQEIGGVFAQVDVTSTEQVEAAVNAAAEIAPLRAVVNSAGVGWAARTIGRDGQFGSAHDLDLYKKVIEINLIGTFDMVRIAATAMSRNEPDADGCRGAIVNLASVAAFDGQIGQAAYSSSKGGIVGMTLPVARDLSASGIRLNTVAPGLIDTPIYGEGPDAEAFKAKLGESVLFPKRLGQPAELASMVIECLTNPYMNGEVVRVDGGIRMPPK
- the dapF gene encoding diaminopimelate epimerase — encoded protein: MTYPFLKGHGTENDFVLLPDHDGSVHGDLDPARVRALCDRRAGIGGDGVLRVIRTAAMGDAGRGQDAEWFMDYRNSDGSVSEMCGNGIRVFARHLVDEGLVDGSAPIPVATRDGIKVLRVEGDLVTADMGRPKVLGETAVSVGEARWPARHVDMGNPHAVAFVDSLDAHGPVGPLLDEPSYDASTYPEGVNVEFVVRAGERHVAMRVHERGSGETRSCGTGACAVMVASALADGVSGPPAEDLTYRVDVPGGTLRITWTADDRVLLTGPAVVVASGTTAL
- a CDS encoding MSMEG_1061 family FMN-dependent PPOX-type flavoprotein — its product is MTTEPLTEITTEAELTALLGEPTAAVRGKVRSALVDRDRDWLAASPFCVVATASASGECDASPKGDPAGQLVHVIDARTIALAERPGNRRADGYRNVLANPHVGLNFLIPGRGDTLRINGRARLVSDAPFFDEMVVQGHRPVLALLVEIDEVFHHCQKAFLRSGLWDPETWDPNGTVPRRAVLAHELDRPDTSLEELDAYYGPSYAEGIYR
- the ggt gene encoding gamma-glutamyltransferase, whose translation is MRRTTAAVAALALATSVGGAVLTAPRSSAETTPTAGAPGLTPTPKTATQRGYGGAVTSVDADASRIGLAVLEAGGNATDAAVATAAALGVTEPYSAGIGGGGYFVHYDARTGRVETIDGRETAPAGITHDAFIDPATGQPYRFTPELVTSGVAVGVPGTLATWQRALDRWGTDSLRTALAPASDLARNGFVVDQTFHDQTVDNQKRFDAFTSTRKLFLPGGAAPAVGTRFRNPDLADTYDLIGARGTRAFYSGPLAARIADTVQHPPKTADTTLPVPPGSMTTADLGGYRARDQAPTKVGYRGYDVYGMAPSSSGGSTVGEALNILEGYDLGAMGDGDALHHYLEASALAFADRGRYVGDPASVDVPLSDLLSDTYAAERACAIDPDHAMAKPTAPGDVTSYDGECGGSPATAQRDTDTENISTTNLTVADRWGNVVDYTLTIEQTGGSGIVVPGRGFLLNNELTDFSTVWSADDPNRIEPGKRPRSSMSPTIVLKDGKPFLALGSPGGSTIITTVLQMLFNRIDRGMSLPEAIAAPRAAQRNTAKVTAEPAFIDAYGPLLEAYGHQLQPAGDAFTSAAEIGAATAIEFGPDGVVTVVAEPQRRGGGDAEVVRPAD
- the miaA gene encoding tRNA (adenosine(37)-N6)-dimethylallyltransferase MiaA, which encodes MPPEPPSVPVVAVVGATASGKTGLSLDLAEALGGEVVNTDAMQVYRGMDIGTAKLPVAERRGIPHHLLDTLTVRDTATVAEFQGWARSAIQQLRGNGTVPVLVGGSALYTRAILDRFEFPGTDGAVRAELEAELEEVGSGALHRRLRELDPEAADRIIPGNGRRVVRALEVIRLTGRPYSASLPTLEYADPCTLQLGVDIDRPTLDARIEQRVAQMFEDGFVAEVERLLDEGLAEGRTASRAIGYREVMAHLAGELTLDRAREQTVVATRRFARRQDSWFRKDPRIVWVDHASPDRVRDALAAVPGRQTK
- a CDS encoding antitoxin; the encoded protein is MGFLDDAKDKLTDAVDKHGDKVADGIDKAAELLDDKTGGKHADKIATGAVKAKDALDKLDGKNDDL
- a CDS encoding NUDIX hydrolase → MLRDGVAGPEVLLQLRQNTGYMDDHWAAAAAGHVEAGETAYDAAHREASEEIAVKDLDLAFVTAMQRTRHADAIDERIDFFFTARTWTGEPRIVEPDKCAELRWCPLDALPDPVVPHELQVLSALRDGTTTPYSTYGF
- the miaB gene encoding tRNA (N6-isopentenyl adenosine(37)-C2)-methylthiotransferase MiaB; protein product: MTATPDTAPRTYEVKTYGCQMNVHDSERLTGLLEDAGYVAAAADQQADVVVFNTCAVRENADNKLYGNLSHLAPVKAANPGMQIAVGGCLAQKDRSTITQKAPYVDVVFGTHNIGSLPVLLERARVQEEAQVEILESLEVFPSTLPTKRDSAYAAWVSISVGCNNTCTFCIVPSLRGKEKDRRPGEILAEIEALVAEGVSEITLLGQNVNAYGVEFGDRQAFSKLLRACGEIEGLERVRFTSPHPAEFTDDVIEAMAETPNVMPQLHMPLQSGSDKVLKDMRRSYRQSKFLGIIERVRAAMPEAAITTDIIVGFPGETEDDFLATLDVVRAARFAGAFTFQYSKRPGTPAATLPDQITPDVVKDRYERLVEVVNEIAWDEGKKLVGRQVELMVSEGEGRKDAATHRLSGRGPDNRLVHFEADFSAVEVSAGSTAVGVRPGDMVTVTITYAAPHHLVADGPVQAVRRTRSGDAWERRVSASSTTGGSTTGVTLGMPAIGVPAPLPDAPACR
- a CDS encoding CehA/McbA family metallohydrolase; amino-acid sequence: MCDHHCSSPGHGPHLDRRALLTTGAGVVTTAALLDFEPASAGTTKTKVFRGEFTDANTPDWHYLPFSVPAGVNAIEVSYTFSPTDTGVGFSYNVVDIGIFDPSGHDLGDGAGFRGWSGGARRKFWISRSGATPGYVPGPISVGVWNILLGPYTIIPPGTPYEVRVTLHFGPQGPAFVPHPPPRRVKGTGPGWYRGDLHLHTIHSDGKRTLPEMITAARKAGLDFINSSEHNTISAHLAWGKYVPDDFLVMTGEEVTTRNGHWLAVGLPAGSWIDWRYRAADGEFPTYAARVRELGGLAIVAHPFNPVPSIKWDFGLDFADLDAIEVWNGPWTGDDQTCVEHWHDLLVSGRYLPVVGNSDSHTPEQTVGLSQTVVRASSLSSGAIITALRGGHAWIAESSKVHLTFTASLGDRVAECGDAVGATATDVVDVRLVVKGAPGALAQVRGPEGVLAGGVADSAGRAVVTVQVPGATPFVRAEVRRPDDVVVSPVDDFPGAPMVALTNPVFVAATS